A stretch of the Corylus avellana chromosome ca6, CavTom2PMs-1.0 genome encodes the following:
- the LOC132183944 gene encoding laccase-14-like codes for MGVHKMGSILALLGFLFIDALLLSSAYNVHHYSFILRETNFTRLCTTKSMFTVNHTWPGPAIHVRKGDKAFVNVHNNGDYGVTIHWHGVKQPRNPWSDGPENITQCPIKPGKNFTYEVIFSTEEGTLWWHAHSDWSRATIHGAIVILPELGTTYPFPEPYAEHVLILGEWYNGDVKQLIDEATETGADPDVSDAFAINGQPGFPNNCSNDTSYSLSVVPGKTYLLRLINAVMNEEMFFGIAKHNMTVVAQDGAYIKPITTSYIMITPGQTMDILLTANQAASYYYIAATPFFDAEAAYDSTNTSAILKYTGTYTPPTSPAYPTLPNVSDKDAANNFINRIRALASSDHPVDVPKNITKQIIITVSVNEILCANAACGGPNGNRLAASLNNISFSSPTTDILQAYYKNLLDVFEPDFPGKPPHVFNFTGEVDDSKLYPSVGTKAKIIKWGESVEIVFQGTNVLTAENHPMHLHGFSFYLVGTGYGNWDNVTSPKTYNLVDPREVNTIGVPKNGWAVVRFVADNPGVWYMHCHLERHSSWGMDTVIIVLNGNTNDTSMLPPPANLPTCS; via the exons ATGGGTGTACACAAGATGGGTTCGATCCTTGCTCTCCTCGGCTTTTTGTTCATCGATGCGCTGCTGCTTTCTTCCGCTTACAACGTCCACCATTATAGCTTCATT CTGAGGGAGACGAATTTTACTCGGCTGTGTACCACAAAGAGCATGTTTACTGTAAATCACACATGGCCTGGCCCAGCCATTCATGTTCGCAAAGGCGATAAGGCGTTTGTCAATGTTCACAATAACGGAGATTATGGTGTCACTATTCACTG GCACGGAGTGAAGCAACCAAGAAATCCATGGTCCGATGGTCCTGAGAACATCACACAGTGCCCCATTAAGCCAGGGAAAAACTTCACCTATGAAGTTATATTCTCTACCGAAGAAGGAACTCTTTGGTGGCACGCCCACAGTGACTGGTCACGTGCCACAATCCATGGCGCCATTGTCATCTTGCCCGAACTTGGAACTACCTATCCATTTCCCGAGCCCTATGCCGAGCATGTGCTCATACTTG GGGAATGGTACAATGGAGATGTCAAGCAATTAATCGACGAGGCCACGGAAACCGGTGCGGACCCAGACGTATCAGATGCATTTGCCATCAATGGCCAACCAGGATTTCCAAATAATTGCTCCAATG ATACAAGTTACAGTTTATCAGTCGTGCCCGGCAAGACATATCTTCTTCGTCTAATAAATGCGGTGATGAATGAAGAAATGTTCTTCGGAATCGCAAAACACAACATGACCGTCGTCGCGCAGGACGGCGCATACATAAAGCCGATAACGACGAGCTACATAATGATAACCCCAGGGCAAACGATGGACATCTTGCTCACAGCAAACCAGGCAGCCAGTTATTACTACATTGCTGCTACGCCATTCTTCGACGCCGAGGCTGCGTACGACAGCACCAACACTTCGGCAATCCTTAAGTACACAGGCACTTACACTCCTCCAACCTCCCCTGCCTATCCGACTCTTCCTAATGTTAGCGACAAAGATGCCGCAAACAACTTCATAAACCGCATCAGGGCATTGGCAAGCTCGGACCACCCCGTTGATGTGCCCAAAAACATCACCAAACAAATCATCATCACAGTTTCTGTGAACGAGATTCTTTGCGCTAATGCAGCCTGCGGGGGTCCAAATGGGAACAGGCTTGCTGCCAGTTTGAACAACATAAGTTTCTCCAGCCCAACCACTGATATCCTTCAAGCATACTACAA GAACTTGCTGGATGTTTTTGAACCAGATTTCCCCGGTAAGCCGCCGCATGTATTTAACTTCACAGGAGAGGTGGACGATAGTAAGTTATACCCAAGCGTGGGAACCAAGGCAAAGATCATAAAGTGGGGGGAATCCGTGGAAATCGTGTTCCAAGGGACTAATGTTTTGACTGCAGAGAACCATCCGATGCATCTTCATGGTTTTAGCTTCTATTTGGTTGGAACCGGTTATGGCAATTGGGACAACGTGACTTCCCCGAAAACTTACAATTTGGTTGATCCACGGGAAGTTAATACCATCGGAGTTCCTAAAAATGGATGGGCTGTCGTTAGATTCGTCGCAGACAATCCTG GGGTTTGGTATATGCATTGCCATTTGGAACGGCATTCAAGCTGGGGTATGGACACTGTTATCATTGTGCTGAATGGGAACACCAACGACACAAGCATGCTGCCACCTCCGGCTAATTTGCCAACTTGTTCTTAG
- the LOC132184396 gene encoding laccase-14-like, whose protein sequence is MGVHKMGSILALLGFLFIDALLLSSAYNVHHYSFILRETNFTRLCTTKSMFTVNHTWPGPAIHVRKGDKAFVNVHNNGDYGVTIHWHGVKQPRNPWSDGPENITQCPIKPGKNFTYEVIFSTEEGTLWWHAHSDWSRATIHGAIVILPELGTTYPFPEPYAEHVLILGEWYNGDVKQLIDEATETGADPDVSDAFAINGQPGFPNNCSNDTSYSLSVVPGKTYLLRLINAVMNEEMFFGIAKHNMTVVAQDGAYIKPITTSYIMITPGQTMDILLTANQAASYYYIAATPFFDAEAAYDSTNTSAILKYTGTYTPPTSPAYPTLPNVSDKDAANNFINRIRALASSDHPVDVPKNITKQIIITVSVNEILCANASCGGPNGNRLAASLNNISFSSPTTDILQAYYKNLLDVFEPDFPGKPPHVFNFTGEVDDSKLYPSVGTKAKIIKWGESVEIVFQGTNVLTAENHPMHLHGFSFYLVGTGYGNWDNVTSPKTYNLVDPREVNTIGVPKNGWAVVRFVADNPGVWYMHCHLERHSSWGMDTVIIVLNGNTNDTSMLPPPANLPTCS, encoded by the exons ATGGGTGTACACAAGATGGGTTCGATCCTTGCTCTCCTCGGCTTTTTGTTCATCGATGCGCTGCTGCTTTCTTCCGCTTACAACGTCCACCATTATAGCTTCATT CTGAGGGAGACGAATTTTACTCGGCTGTGTACCACAAAGAGCATGTTTACTGTAAATCACACATGGCCTGGCCCAGCCATTCATGTTCGCAAAGGCGATAAGGCGTTTGTCAATGTTCACAATAACGGAGATTATGGTGTCACTATTCACTG GCACGGAGTGAAGCAACCAAGAAATCCATGGTCCGATGGTCCTGAGAACATCACACAGTGCCCCATTAAGCCAGGGAAAAACTTCACCTATGAAGTTATATTCTCTACCGAAGAAGGAACTCTTTGGTGGCACGCCCACAGTGACTGGTCACGTGCCACAATCCATGGCGCCATTGTCATCTTGCCCGAACTTGGAACTACCTATCCATTTCCCGAGCCCTATGCCGAGCATGTGCTCATACTTG GGGAATGGTACAATGGAGATGTCAAGCAATTAATCGACGAGGCCACGGAAACCGGTGCGGACCCAGACGTATCAGATGCATTTGCCATCAATGGCCAACCAGGATTTCCAAATAATTGCTCCAATG ATACAAGTTACAGTTTATCAGTCGTGCCCGGCAAGACATATCTTCTTCGTCTAATAAATGCGGTGATGAATGAAGAAATGTTCTTCGGAATCGCAAAACACAACATGACCGTCGTCGCGCAGGACGGCGCATACATAAAGCCGATAACGACGAGCTACATAATGATAACCCCAGGGCAAACGATGGACATCTTGCTCACAGCAAACCAGGCAGCCAGTTATTACTACATTGCTGCTACGCCATTCTTCGACGCCGAGGCTGCGTACGACAGCACCAACACTTCGGCAATCCTTAAGTACACAGGCACTTACACTCCTCCAACCTCCCCTGCCTATCCGACTCTTCCTAATGTTAGCGACAAAGATGCCGCAAACAACTTCATAAACCGCATCAGGGCATTGGCGAGCTCGGACCATCCCGTTGATGTGCCCAAAAACATCACCAAACAAATCATCATCACAGTTTCTGTGAACGAGATTCTTTGCGCTAATGCATCCTGCGGGGGTCCAAATGGGAACAGGCTTGCTGCCAGTTTGAACAACATAAGTTTCTCCAGCCCAACCACTGATATCCTTCAAGCATACTACAA GAACTTGCTGGATGTTTTTGAACCAGATTTCCCCGGTAAGCCGCCGCATGTATTTAACTTCACAGGAGAGGTGGACGATAGTAAGTTATACCCAAGCGTGGGAACCAAGGCAAAGATCATAAAGTGGGGGGAATCCGTGGAAATCGTGTTCCAAGGGACTAATGTTTTGACTGCAGAGAACCATCCAATGCATCTTCATGGTTTTAGCTTCTATTTGGTTGGAACCGGTTATGGCAATTGGGACAACGTGACTTCCCCGAAAACTTACAATTTGGTTGATCCACGGGAAGTTAATACCATCGGAGTTCCTAAAAATGGATGGGCTGTCGTTAGATTCGTCGCAGACAATCCTG GGGTTTGGTATATGCATTGCCATTTGGAACGGCATTCAAGCTGGGGTATGGACACTGTTATCATTGTGCTGAATGGGAACACCAACGACACAAGCATGCTGCCACCTCCGGCTAATTTGCCGACTTGTTCTTAG